In the Sandaracinus amylolyticus genome, CTCGAGCGCGTCCTCGCCCGCCGCCGCGCGCGCCTCGCTCTCCTCGTCGAGCAGCGGCTCGAGCCGCTCGAGCGCCGCGCGCACCAGCGAGCGCTGATGGCGCAGATAACGACGCGTCACCAGCTCGCGCTCGGGATGCGCCTCGAGCCATCCCTCGCCGTGCCGCAGCAGCTTCTCGATCTCCGCAGCGTCGACCCAGTAGTGCTTGTCGTCGTCGAGCACCGGCAGCAGCACGTAGAGGTGCGCGAGCAGCGACGCGACCGTCTGCGTGCCCCGCAGCGCGAGGCGCAGCGCGCGCCCCTCGCCCCACTCGGGGTGCATCTCGTCGAGCGCGATGCGCTCGATCTCCACGTGCCACCCGAGCGGCTCGAAGAGGCGCCGCGCCAACGACTCGCCACCGCGCGCCGCGATCACCGAGACCGTCGCCTCGAGCGCGATCGCCTGCTCCGCGAGCTGCGGCCGCTCCTTGCTGCGCCCGCCGAGCGCCGTCCCGAACGCGCGCGAGATCGCGACCGACACGAACGACGACGCGACGTAGGGCCGATCGCTCACGTACGCCGCGAGCGGCTCGCCCTCGCGATCACGCACCAGCCCGATCGGGTCGATGTCGAGCAAGAGCGCTGCGGTGCAGCGTGACTCGCTCGCGTCGGGATAGAGCACGTGCGCGACCCCGAACGAGAGATCGACCGAGGTCACGCGCTCCGGATGTTTGTGCAGCAGGTACCCGAGGTCGGTCGCCGGAACGTGCGTCGTGGTGATCGTGACGAGCATGAGGCCGGCGAGCGTCGCACGGGCCCACCCCGCGGCGCGAGGGCGCGCTATACCTCCCCTCGTTGCGCGCCCTCGCTCCGATGCTGTGTGTCCTCGCGCTCTCCGCGTGCGACGACCTCTCGCGCTTCCGCACCGACGGCAACAGCCTCTATCGCGGCGACGTCGTGGGCGACGAGGGCGAGTCGTTCCTGCGGCGCGGCTTCGCGCCGGGCACGTCGCTCGAGCTCGAGTTCGACCCCACCACGCCCGACGTTCCGCAGCCCGGCACGATCACCTCGAGCCCCGATCCCACGAGCGGTGAGCGCGTGTTCGACGCGACGCCGCTGCGCTCGATCGCGCCGCTGCAGCACGACCTGCTCTCCGAGTACGACTTCCCGGGCGGCGGCCGCGTGCGCAACTACCTCTACGTCGTGCGCCCCGAGTCCGGCCCGCTCGCGGGGCGCGACGCGATGGCGTTCGTCTCGCTGCTCGACGACGGCGGCGTCGAGGTGCGCATCATCGCGGGCGCAGGCGACGAAGCGAGCGGCGATCACTTCGGGCTCTTCCGGATGAGGCGAGTCGATCGATGAGAGTTCTCGGCATCGAGTCGTCGTGCGACGAGACCGCGGCGGCGATCGTGGAGGACGGCGGTCGCGTGATCGCCGACGTGGTCGCGAGCCAGGTCGCGGTGCACGCGCCCTACGGCGGCGTGGTGCCGGAGCTGGCGTCGCGCGCGCACCTCGCGAACGTCG is a window encoding:
- a CDS encoding 3' terminal RNA ribose 2'-O-methyltransferase Hen1, producing MLVTITTTHVPATDLGYLLHKHPERVTSVDLSFGVAHVLYPDASESRCTAALLLDIDPIGLVRDREGEPLAAYVSDRPYVASSFVSVAISRAFGTALGGRSKERPQLAEQAIALEATVSVIAARGGESLARRLFEPLGWHVEIERIALDEMHPEWGEGRALRLALRGTQTVASLLAHLYVLLPVLDDDKHYWVDAAEIEKLLRHGEGWLEAHPERELVTRRYLRHQRSLVRAALERLEPLLDEESEARAAAGEDALERPLSLDARRRAFVRETLREAGARTVADLGCGEGKLVAELAKERFERVLGVDVNARALEIAGERVAKLPEHARRRVELVTGSLVYRDARLVGLDAATCIEVIEHLEPERLDAFERALFVAARPGLVVVTTPNREHNALFPSLAHGAFRHSDHRFEWTRAELEGWARGVAERRGYDVRFAPIGDEHPEHGAPTQAAIFTRKDGAA